A segment of the Lolium perenne isolate Kyuss_39 chromosome 3, Kyuss_2.0, whole genome shotgun sequence genome:
ACCTTCCTGGAATCTTCCCTACACCTTCCCAttgcggcgcctatataagctcgGCTATCTCTCCTCCCCATCGAGCAAAATCATCACAGCCCTTCcatcctccctctctctctcgacAAAATCGATACGCGGCGGAGACGGAGACAGAAACACTAGTAGTTCTTGCACTTGTACTGCGGCGAGCTTGCGACCATGGCGGCGAAGCGGCTCCACGACGGGTCTGAGAACGAGGAAGACCGGCGCGACGAGAAGCGGATGCACCGCCTGCCGTCCTTCTCCACGTGAGCTTCCTTCGATCTCGTCGTGGTCCGGTGTCGTATTGTTCGTCGAGGCTTTCTTGCTGATTCCATGGCGTGGGTGTGTTTGGGGTTGCAGGGTGATCAAGGAGGCCGTGATGATGAAGCAGGTGCATAATGTGTTCATGCTGCTCGAGCCTCTCCTGCGCCGAGTGGTAAGCAATCAAGAACATCATCCAGATTGGTGCTCTGTTTGTCGGAATGGTTGCTCTGTTTCTTGGAACCGAGCATGGTTCTGACTGCTCTGTTTCTTGATGGCGCGCGTGCAGGTGCAGGAGGAGCTGCAGGCTGGGCTGGTGCGCAGCCCGCGGTACATCGAGAGGTCGTCACCGGagacctcgccgccgccgccgtcctcgccgCGGGCGACCTGGAGGCTGGCGTTCCTCAACCCACCGCAGCTCCCGATCTTCACCGGCAGCAAGATCGAGGACGCGAACGGCAACCCGCTCCAGGTGATCCTCGTCGACGCCGACACCGGCTCGCCGTGCCAGAACGTCCCGCAGTTCCTGCGCGTCGAGGTCGTGCCGATCTTCGGGGACTTCCCGCACGACGGGCGCGAGGAGTGCGGGTCCGCCGCCGAGTTCGCGCGCGGCGTCGTCAAGGAGCGCGCCGGGAAGCGCCCGCTGCTCACGGGCGAGGTCGCGCTCACCATGCGCGACGGGCGCGCCACGGTCGGCGAGCTCCAGTTCACGGACAACTCCTCCTGGCTGCGCTGCCGCAAGTTCCGCATCGGCGCGCGCGTCGTGCCGGGCAGCGGGTACGACGGGCCCAGGGTCGCCGAGGCCATGACCGAGGCCTTCAACGTCCGCGACCACCGCGGCGAACGTACGTCCCCGCCGACGAACTCCAAAGTCTCTGTTTCCGCTGTGGAAGTGTGACTGGACGATCATACTAATAAGTTGTGATTTATGCTGCATGCAGTGTACCGGAAGCACTACCCTCCGGCGCTCGGCGACGACGTGTGGCGGCTCGAGAAGATCGGCAAGGAGGGAGCGTTCCACAAGAAGCTGACGCAGAGCGGCGTCCGGACCGTGCAGGAGTTCCTGCAGATGCTAGTAGTGAAGCCCGACGTGCTGCGCATGGTAATTAAACTTGCCATGGCTTCTTAATGATCATATTTGCAAATCATGGAAGGTTTTGTTCGGTTCTGATTTTGCTCTGTTTTTGCATGAACAGATAATGGGCGACGGCATGACTGACAGGATGTGGGAGGCCACGACGAAACACGCCAGGCAATGCGAGGCCGGCGACAGGGTGTACGCGTACACCGCAGGGCAGAccggcggcgtcggcggcgccACCGTGTACGTGAACTCCATCTGCCAGCTCGTCAAGATCGAGCTCGCCGGCGTCGAGTGCGTGCCGCAGCACCTCAACAGGGCGCAGAAGGCGTACGTGCACCAGCTGCTGCTGGAGGCGTTCGAGCAGCGTGCCAGCCTCCAGGAGGCCGACATACTCCTCCATGCCAGCCACAGCAGCAACGACCTCCCACTCCTGCAGAGTAAGCATCCGACCAGATCACTCGCCCCCATTTCTTATATGCTTCTGAAATATTCTGAATTCTGAAGTCTCATGTTCCATCCATTTTTTCTTCAGACGCAGCGCCGGCCGTCCCGCCGCCGCTTCCGGCGACGCCCCTCTGGTTCCAGGGCACCCCGGACATCGACTTCCAGATCATCGACGACCTCGCAAACCAGGGCAACTTCGGTTTCAAGATGTTCGACGAATGAAAGGCCCTTTCAGTTTCAGCTGTACATTAACCAATCTACTAGTACTACGTGGTATGTGTCTACACGAAGAACGTGTATGTGTGTTCAGGTCAGGTCAGTAACTTGAGCGGCCCTTCGCTGCATCGCCGAGCATGTTGCGCAACGTCAAGCGCATCCGGCCGCGAGCAGCGCACAAGAGGCGTGCAACAAGGAATTCTTTGGTTTAATTCGTACACTTTGTTGTAATTTAGTTCAACTTCTGCTTAAGGATTACTAGGTGATGTTGTCGCTTCGATTGTGATGTAATGTTGGGGGTGGCAACTTCACCTTTTCTAGCATGCATTTCCACAAGGTTTTTTTTTTCTTGGGTCTTGTAACAAAATCCAAGTGTCAATAAAGGGGAAAAACTGCCTTTTTTGTACAGATTAACGACATGGATCTTTCTTTTCCTAGGGTTCTTGAAATTCAATATGTATTACAGAAAAAAAAGATGATGGAAATTAAGGCCATACTATGGTCATACATCTGATGATGATGAGATATTATAAAACCCAGTCGTCTCCTTGATAAAATCTCCCGGCAGAGACAAAAGGGTACTAGCAGCGTGGGCATAAGTCAAGTCAAGCGTTTGCGCGTGAAAGATCAGAAAGTGACGTGAACCTCCGCATCCTAATTTGTTTCAACTCCGAGCTCAACAAACTAAATTATGGACACTGCTAGCGTGCACTCGGGTGCTATTAGTCCATTCAAGCACCaagagtggattttgtacacccaaGCATTGATGTAGATGTTTCCGTTAACGTTCATTGTGCTTTGAGATTCGGATAAAAAGAGGAGCTTTTATACACTCACGCATATGTGTGAGGGTTTCCGTCACCATTTATTTCTCGAGACTCGTGCCCATCATGGTAGATGGAAAGATTTCTTTCTCTCTCCTCTTTTTATCCGAATCTCAAAGTACAATGAACGTTGATGGAAACACCTACACCCATGGttgggtgtacaaaatccactctcaTTCAAGCACCCATCTCTAAAAAATAGAAAGTTCAGCACATGAAGGCTACACGTGCATTTAATATCATGCATTTTTTTAAGAAAAGAGGTCATAATTTTAAAACCATTTTTTGAAATGGCGATCTGTTTCCACCGTTAGGCCTCTAGCGACGAGATCTTCCAAAGTAGATCCCATTGGCATATTTTTCGATAAAAAAATCGAGAAGCAACTTTGAAGCTATGGAAAAGCAACTATAGTGTTATAGTAAACCAACTCCGTACAAATAGCCGCACACCACGCTGGAGTTGAGCCGTGCATGTGTTCTCCCTCGTCTCCGACGCCGCCACCAGCCTCCAGCTCCGTCACCTCTCACCGACTGCAGCGTCTCCCATAGCCCCATCCGACATTGTGatcatcttgtttgttcaaggtagcatatttgatattcaaacattatGTCATATTGCTTTCTTTTTGCTAATGGGCGATTTATTACTTAAAAGTTTTAAGTATCACATTCGACTTCTGCATAActgagatgcacacagccgtacaCAAACCGAAGTTCCAGAATTACATAGTGTAAAAGATAAAAGCAGGCCATACTATGTTGATTCTTAATTCAAGATTgcttggagttttccctttcttgagcagtataagagagatgtgttgcatcatctctatgttaggacgtaatACTCATATGAATGCTTATAAAACACATATTGAATTTTCACCAATATTATGCcattgatgaattgttagtgtccactacaacttaaaaagagAGTAGACAAGCGAACCCATGAAATCCGGTCCATTTTAAATTACTAGAAACACCTTTCCAATACCTTTACCTTGCTTTATATTTCTTTAatccaaaaataccaaaaatacatACATACACACATAACCCAAATACCCCTAGCCTTTACTTGTTTTTTATTTAGTTCACATATATTTCCTATTACTAATACGAAAGCTTGTGCTTGATAACCACGCGATGGATTTGGGGATACAGGTAAGAATTTTATTTTGCAGGTTGCTACaagaggagaaggaagaattCAGCTTCTAAGTCAATTCCCCGAAAGTTCGATATAAACACTCGAGTcccccttgtggggaaaatatgCTTCTACAATATTGTGCACTTGAAATTTCAACAAATTGATACACATAGATTGTTTCATCAAGAACAATTTTCTGGCGTTGTTCTTGAGGAATTCCAAGAAGCTACATCACTTTGGCTGAACATCTTCTAGCACCAAAGTTGCAAGAGGGACATCACATCAACATCTTCACCAACCCTGTGCTTacacctaagcttggggaggtcgcacCACTGTGAGCTTTTATTTCTCCTTTTGATTTTCAAAGTAATTTTCTTCATCTTGTTTTTAGTATTTTTAGTTTTCTTTAAAACACAAAAACCATAAGAATGAAAAATACCATAGAAAATGCTCATATGTCCATTATTGGAGTGAGTTATTTAAATCTCAGAAACATATTGACAAAGAGTTGCTTGCATATTATGAAAGGACTTGTTACTTTTGCTGCTGTGAACACTTTGACTTCCAATGTAGATCCCATAAAGAACATACAATTTCATCCTATCATGCTTATAGTTATGTTCATTTAGAGATCAAACAAGTAGAGCAATTTGTGATCTTTATGGCAGCCTATGAATTTAAAACCTTCGTTGATGATATCTATAAAGCTACTGCTGTGACTAACAAACATGATAGTGatgtcactcttatccttgatttTTGTATGGAAAATTTTTCTGATAATATATATGTTGTTGACTATAATGAGAGGAACACAACAACGCAAGAAAACACTAGCCTATTAcataaagaagaaaatgaaaaagccaTAGTTCCATCtaattaagcttggggaagagtggGATTTCCACCTTTACCACCAACATATGATGATAACTACAAAACTGAAATGTTGGCCCATCTTTGCTTGATAACCCGTCATGCTTAGAAAATACTATGTTATGTGAGGATGAAAATGATAAACTTACTGTTTGTGATGATGCTCTCATCGATGAGAGTCCCATATCATTTTTAAAATCTCTTATTTACACAATGGAAGAGAATACAATTATCTACTCAATATAAATCATGACAAACAGAAGTAATGAACCTAGCTCAGTTAGTTGGGGAAGTAGATGTACATGTCCAACAATTGGGTATAAATCCTCATACGAAAGTGAAATTTTCCTCCAATTGAAATAAATTTTGGCAAACATTATTACGTGCTTAGATCCCGATGAAATAGTCTTCTTAAATCCCAGACAATCCCGATAATGTGGATTAACGTGACGTAtctattttatacccatatatgttCCTTTAGTATGCAATAGATTTCATATGTATATGTGTCTACATGCCTAAATTATTTTTTAAACCGTTTGAGACTAATAGCTATGGTTTTCACCAATTTTCATTATTGGGTCTATGTGAACCTAGGTTCCAAAAATGCATGTAGAACTTAACTATAGTTGTTGACTATATAGGTCTAAAACATAAGCCCTGTGAGCGCTGATACTGTGGCAACATTTGACCAAGGTAAATACATATCAAAATAGTGCAACAAGAATCTCGAAGAGGTACCTCCAAGAATAAAAGCTACAAACAATACCAAATATCATCCTAGAATCCATGTCAAGTTAACATTAACAACAGACAAGGACCACAAAAGATGTTAACACCAACTCATGTAGTTCTTGGTctcgagtttttttttttttgataatggACGCTTTATTACTCATAGAAAGCAATTACACCCGATttctgcatagctaagatgcacacagccgttcaaagAGTCTCGATTCTGGAGAGCTAAAAAAGGCGAATTACATATCAGATATTAGGAAATGTAAAACGCCTAAGGTGAAGGCGGAGACCCAATCTgtagattatgctgccacccatgtagggaaaaagttttcctcgccgtgtcctccaaccgtgtacaga
Coding sequences within it:
- the LOC127341075 gene encoding protein SAR DEFICIENT 1, with protein sequence MAAKRLHDGSENEEDRRDEKRMHRLPSFSTVIKEAVMMKQVHNVFMLLEPLLRRVVQEELQAGLVRSPRYIERSSPETSPPPPSSPRATWRLAFLNPPQLPIFTGSKIEDANGNPLQVILVDADTGSPCQNVPQFLRVEVVPIFGDFPHDGREECGSAAEFARGVVKERAGKRPLLTGEVALTMRDGRATVGELQFTDNSSWLRCRKFRIGARVVPGSGYDGPRVAEAMTEAFNVRDHRGELYRKHYPPALGDDVWRLEKIGKEGAFHKKLTQSGVRTVQEFLQMLVVKPDVLRMIMGDGMTDRMWEATTKHARQCEAGDRVYAYTAGQTGGVGGATVYVNSICQLVKIELAGVECVPQHLNRAQKAYVHQLLLEAFEQRASLQEADILLHASHSSNDLPLLQNAAPAVPPPLPATPLWFQGTPDIDFQIIDDLANQGNFGFKMFDE